AAGTTGACCTGACTGCATCTAACACGCATCACAGCTTCAAACCCTTGAGGCCTAGTAACATTCCATCGAAGATCATTGTAGAGTTTTGCAGGGTCCGAAAGAGCAGAAAACGGGTGATAATAATAAAcctggtaaaaggggaaagtccaaattatcattatgaaaaaataataaaaatggtgATTGACCAGATGAACATGATGAACTAAAAGATTCATTGATAAGTACCTGTCCTCCAGTAGTCCTTGGGACAATGGAGATGGAGGCAATGTCTACATAACTTTGGGTAGTAAGAAATACATCAACAGAGACCTGAATGTATTATTTAACAATCTTATAAGTACAAAAAACATGCCAGAAAAGGTTATAGATTTGATAACTAGAAGTTAATAATACAACATATGCAAATTTGGGAAGCCTAACCTGGTACTCAGCGAATTCAATGGCCATAGTCTTGAAAGTTTTGTCTACTGGTTGAAGTAGTTTATGAGGTTCCTGAAATTTCAGAATAATGAACACTTCTGAGACTTTTGTTGAACCTGGTTGCACGCCACATATGCAATAACATAAATAAACAAAAAGTATATATACCTTCTCTCCTGCAGATATATTAGTTCTTCCTTCAGCTTCTCGAGCAGAGAGAGCCGCAATACCGACAGAAGGCAACACTGCAattgttatttaaatatatatagcaAATAATAAGTTCAAAATTGTCCCAGAGGTGAATTATGTGTGAATTACACATGAATTGTAGTAAAAAGGTGAATTATGATCAATATGAGTGAGTCACTAACaataaattgtaaatatatattCAGAAATTCAAGAGCTTACCTGACTGAAATACCAGAAGTTTGCCTCCAGTGCTCTTCATTGCCATAAAAGCAGCCTAAGTGATACAAAAAATGGAAGTTATGTAACAGGCAAAGACTACAATATTAACAAAATTTATCGACAATACAGAAAATATAGTACCTTTATGCCAGCACCAAAAGCTGAATCAGCAGTTTTATTATTTTGAAACATGGTTGGGATGCTTTCCAGTAATAGATCTAGATGCTGACGACACTGTAGCCTCAACCATAACgttattaaaaatttaatattagTTTCAAACATCTTGAATGCAGCAAGTCATTAACCATAAAAGATCACAATTTCCAAATCTGGTGAATAAAACCCTAAAAAATGTACATAATTTGAATAACTAACCTCAGAGAGCTGTACAATAACATCAGTTTCAAGAGGAGTGTAAACATCTTGTACATCAGGAACTATGAGCATCAATGGCTGCAACACCAATATCAAGATAATTACTACACTTAACTTTGTATTATATCTATTACATTTCTTTCTATTTGTCATTTAAATTAAAAAACCTGCTGCAATGCACGTTTCAGGTTGTAGAAATGGATGGTCGAGTCAAATGTAGCAATTCCCACCATCGTCCGAGGACCCTCCTGCACCAATCAGTCATTATAGATCAGACATATGAATCACATAGAAAACTAAAATCAAATACCATCAGTTATATGCaaatttagtacttcaaattcacaGATATAGGTTACAATCAGCACAAACTCACTGGAAGATCGGAAATAACTCGGCTGATAGCACTGCAAGCTCCAGCTGTGGCACCGGTTTGTATGGCATTCATTGATACATCAATGAGAAAGAAAAACACAGCAGGCATCGGATCACGCACCTGGGAAGacacaatatatattatatattatatattatatatatatatatataggattataggATCCCAATTATAAGGTAGTATTACATAATTCAAAGACAAATTCTTTCATATGTTTGGTTTTTACAATACACTATTTATTTCAAACATGGACCAATTATAGAAAGATAGCTACATACCATAAACTCTTTAGTAGCAATAAATTCAACTGTGCCTCTGCATAGCTCAGGTCTCTCATCAGCATCTCTACGTCTTCCATCGGGACCTAAATTGCACTGATAATCAGGGGGAGTTTCATCTGTGAAACCTGGAAAGGAAGAAAAAATAAGAGTGAAAACCTGTATATTTTAATGCTCATGTTTAAAGAACCAACATGAATTTATACGTATTATTCGTATAAATGTTTTAATTTGCAGATGTGAAAGATATACTCAATCAATCAAGTGGTTGTGACATGAAGATATATATGTGGTTAGCAGATAATACTCACCACAAAAATTACAAATAAAACGTCTTCCTTGGTCAACAAACTTCATAAATGGGTTGATGTAGCCTTTGCAACGAGAACAACGAACAGGACCACCATCCCCAAAATCCACTATCTGCAAATATAACCATTTATACGAATAATGCATGCAATAGAACATGATAAAAGGAGTGCATCATAACATTACAAAGTATAAAACTTGTTATGTGTATACTTGGATAGGCTCTTCGGATGGATGAGGGAGGGCCAAAGGCTGAACCAATAAGGCCAATTGCATCCCAGACGTGTTCAAAAGATCGGTAGTGCAAGCAATCTGAAAATTTAAGAAGAAAAAAAACCAATAACTATAAAACCAACATCTTCAAACACAAAAAGTAGATATGAGAAACTATAAATCACCTGATTGATGGTACACCTCATGTACCGTGGACTACAGTTGCCGGTATCCCTTACAATGAATTCACTTGTAGCAGGCTTCGAAATACATCAAAAAGTATGAAATCGTTATTTAATTCAAAATACGCTATTAAGAATGAAAAAACTTCATAAAATGATGTAATACCGGTGGAGGATTGGCCTGGTTGCCCACACGAGTTTCATGTAGTTGCACCGAAGCATTGGGAATAGGGCGTGGAATCTGGTTTGGGTCGATCTTTGATGGTCCGGTAACTGCACCACCGCCAGCACCCATAGCAGGTGATATTGTAGCCATTGATTGTTGATTAGGAAGTGGTGGTTGCATACCGTACACTGTTGGTTGTTGACCAGATCCCGGGATTGGTGGAGGTGGTACATTCTAACCATATATTTATGAAATCAGAACTCAAAATCATAATGCAAGTGATCAAAGGAAAAAAAATGGCATCATACAAAAAGTGATAAATATTTAAAACACGGATCTATCGTCTATGATACTCTAGTAGATTGTGAATCTTGGAGTAAACTCATGACACTGAGTAATTCCAAACTTTGTACCAAGTATTTCATGTTATTTTAGGTCTCTAAGATTGTTATTATCATCCGCATATTTGGTCAACTACAAAAAGGAAGTGACAGTGTTTTAGTCAAATATTGTATCCCAAATATGCAAAGTTTCTATAATTTGTCAAGGGACATGGTAATCGATGTTTTATGTGTAAACACCAAAAACCTTTTTCTACAACTGTATTATTTGTGCAGCTGCATTATGTCATGTGATAATGCAGTTAGATATCCTTTTCCTACTTCTATAATCTGCAAGTTGATATTCATCTATGTGAAGTTGTATTGTATTGCTTAGAAAACTATAATGTTCTAAAACTTTCTGTTTCTCCATTCACGTTAGTTTCCTTTCTTTCTGCGAAAAATTGACACAAAAGTGATGGATCACAGTCTTGCACAATACGGAGTATTATGTAACTCAATCAGAGCTTAATACAGTACCAATTTTTAGCGTGTACTTTATATAATACAGTAATACACGATAATACAGTACCAAGAGCTTAATATTGTAGCATGATGAAAATGTTAGCGTGTACTTTATATAAAATTCTCTAGAATGTCCACTTAGAAATGACAAACTAAGATCGTTCAAATTTAGAACATAAAACTTACTTGTCGAGATTGCATTTGCCATGGCTGAGCCCCAAAAGGAGAAGCTTGTGATTGAGGCATAGCTTGACCATGAGCCGAAAATGTTGGTGGTCCTCTAGGAGGTGCAGAAAAAGGGGGTGCTAGTGACGGTGGCCCTCTCGGTTGATTATCAGGTGAACTTCCAGAAAACGGCGTTGATTGGCCAGAAAACGGACCCATGGGTGGCGACGACATTGTTGGCGGAGACGGTGGAGGTCCAGCAGACGGTCTTGGTCCAACACCAACTGAAGGTGGATACTGAGGACCACCTTGCATACCACTGCCCGGTCCAAACGATGGTGGACCATTACTCATcagaccaccaccaccacccacattCTGCGGCGGAACAGGTGGGCCTCCAAAAGGACCAGGTCGAGGACCGGGAGCACCCATTGTTGGAGCCGGAAACGGTCCAGAACCCATAGGCCTTGATGCAAAAGGAGGAGGGGCGTTGACACCAGGAGGACCGCCGCCAGGGCCTCGGTTAGGAGCCATGAAAGGAGGCAATGTACCTTGTGGAGGTCCGTTAGGAGGTGGCACCGCACCTCTAGGAACCGCACCTGGCGGAGGTCCAGGACGATTAGGTCCAGAAAACGGTGATGAAAACTGAGAAGGTTGTTGACCATAAGGAGGAACAGGACCTCTTCCTGGTGGCTGATTAGAGCGATTGATTTGAAGGTTTTGCAAATTATCAGCAatcaaattagggttagggttataaTTAGGCGGTAAATTGCCAGGTCTAGGTCCACCGGGAGCTGCCATTATCACGATCTAGAAAATTGAACTCTCGGTCTGTATCTATCTGTAAATATATATGCACGCTCACAATTCTTCAACACTTTCACACTGCAACGGATAACGATTCAATTTTCACATCAATAACGAATGAAACGCGATAATAGGTGACCAAATATGGACAAGATCAATCGCGATTTTTAAGATCTGAGATAGATAAATAAAAGATTAAAAATAAATGAGTAGATTGTATCATGCAATTCATGAATATACCTGTAGCTGAAATCACTGATCGGATCACTGATGAGGGAATTTAGGTCAGAAAAGAATATATGTAGGAAATACCTAACCGATGATCAAGGGGAGTAAAAGGGGATGAAAATTTGGGAAAACAGCCTGAGGCTCAAAtactattttacattacaatttatTTACATCTACTCACAAAAATACATGACATTGTAATTTCTTgtaataaaatatattttgaatagttattttttattttttattaacattaattaacataatatataatatataatataatatataatataatataattataatgaaaATTTCATGCAAttaataaatcataatcataaatcataaatatATACTACGGTATTAAAGATCAATTTAATGACGTTAATATCGTGGTTTAAGTTATCATGGAGTATCTGGTAACGTAATAGGAGTATGATTTTTGTTTATTTACGGCAAGTATATTAGTTAGGCATTTGCCGAGTGCAAACAAGCAATAGCCTATACTACTTTTGTGTTATCGATGATGACATATGCATGTTAGTGACTAAGATTGCCATCTAATGTAATGTCGTTAGTTATGTGTTTCGGGTTATGGAAAAAAGCGTAGTTGGACCACTTTAATCCTGAGTGAAAATATTTTTGGTGATGTGAAAATATTTTTGGTGACGTGGTAAAATATGATTGGAAATTATAtaagaaaaattaaattaaattaaattaataattaataataaaaaatatctaTGTTAAAGCTTAATTGGATGAAAAAAATATCACGACAAATTTTCCGTCAGAAGCATCACTAACGTCAATGGGCGTTACCACTAACTCCAGTTAACATGCGTCACCTTTCGTCATATTTGTGAGCAAGACCAAAATGACTTTAGAATCAAAAAACGAATGTGGGAGCAATAATGGACAAGGGGTGAAGAAGATGCTAAGAAGGGAAAAGATGAAGCCGGAACGATTTTGGCCACGATTATGGTGAAATAAAGGCTAAAGAAATGAACAACGAAAAAACGAAGGAAGAGAGGCCAATTCTACATAGAGTAGTAAACCGCTTAAACAAACAAAACAATGACGAAACTCAAGTACAACTTTGAGAATATACTCGTTACCTACGGTCGCCATAGATGACTTGAAAAATGGACGAGAACTCAAAAAAGACACAAGAACAAAATTAAGCTCTTATGAACGTTAAACTTTCAATAAatctaactataaaaataataataaactaatattttataaaagttacaAATTCAAAGAGATTTCAATACATTTCTAACAAAGTATTATTCTTAAATAATTGTCATTCCTTTCTATTGAATTATCATTTAAATAAATTACTATCCTAAATATTTTTAACCAAAGTAGTTCGATCAATCTCAATAGTTATAGTTAGGGATGACGATGACCACCCGATCAAGTGGATATCCACTCGATCCACCTGCTTCGTCACGGATATGGATCAATATAAAttaatacggatatggatgaacctaaatggatatatggatatggatatggaaatGGATGAAAAATGTCATCCATGAATATATCCATTAACACTCGAAATacaaaaatatagatatatgcttacatatttactattataaATGTATTTACCGTTAGGTTTACATTCTGCTTTCAACTTTATAATGAAGTAACTATGATACTTTACAATAAAGCACGTATATATGACAAAATAAACATACAAAGTACTATTATGTTTGATAGTAATTCAACAAATTATGTTCTATCTTCGATAAATATTATACATTCTCGTGGATAGATTTTAATTATGCCGTGTTATATTTGTTTTCGTAACGTTTTGGTTTTCATCGCATGTcagaaaatattataacatattTTTGATATACATTGAATATCCATTAACCCGTTTAATCCATTTGAATATGAGTATGAATATGAATGAATGAACTGAAATTAActggtgtgacaacccgaaaatttcctaccaaatttaaacttgatctttatatgtttccaacacgataagcaaagtctgtaatgttgagtcttgaaaattttggaactatgttcatatattcaattacccttttgactgtactcgatgattcacgaacatttatgtgtatagatatgtatatattatatatagttatcttaattggaaaacattaacaaagtattaaatgtataatactttacatgaacgtatttgtcgacggaattaaaagataatatcaaatgattgaattatcaagatacattatgttatgattacgggtctctgttgagagatccactttgaattagaaaacctcttctttttaacgatattcggaataattgataaagtgatttacaagtaagaacaaatgtgtcaattgatgaAGGTTGTTCtgcatatactttcttaaaagattgcaagttcatgtgttgattaaaaatcATACtagtgattcatgaagtaaactttaaagtttactttcttaaagatcaaactttggtttgaatctttaaagtatgaacaaccatgaacaaattacatgtgtacttagtttacttcttcattcttgcactttaatttcatgtaattagtttaaatggtcaagtactacaagttagtcttgatctcattaatcttgaactaaaagttaactttgaaagttcaagaacacacaaataagttttctttaaatataactttgtatacttatgcttgatctagacttttgagtcttggatcttcaagatctaactaagaactatgttctacatcttaagatcttgattagttagtttactttcaagtttgtaacttattattagtttaaagttcatgtatgtgttagatctaagactttgatgtaactttggttcatcaaaacacttgcaacacttaagtgagttgtgcttcatgtcttagacttacacaagggttatgatggttaaaccttggtaaagatgatgtaaacacatcaatgagttgtacacttgaagctataggcatcaaggatgagaaccatgatgaacatcaagcaccaaactcaccggaacccattatttttctgctttctgtctaCTACCTACTGTTttatggtttctgtaacagaccaatagacctgggctgtttttattatgtttttcaaatagctctgttcgagtagataacttttcatataggactcgtcttaatccgagttacggtttaggatttatggccctccgatcgtcactatgtccttttaacgttgtgcagaaatttctgacctactcacacttagaccgtcgccacggtcaaacgaagacgagtttgcttctgtaaattttaccacacttaaaggactcatatacagagccatggccactggtctcaccttaattcagtaagggtagaggccgtggtgactgactgaagtcagcctttgttttaaactactttcatgaacgaaacttactttacgccttttgtttgatgatgaatgatgatgacccttaagaccttatttacatacttttaaacctattaagacgatttactgacttagtactatttgacttaggttgaggaccttcggaccgattacttgcacaccttttccgaaccgactttacgactactttatcattgtgagttatagcattccctttttactttaactattttgggaactgagaatacatgcggattttatgttttacatactaggcacgagtacttaaacttatatatgtgtgggttatacaacggcataaacattccctttagctcggtaacgtttaatcattggtttttgaaccgtgaacgcgaatcttagatatggatccatagggtttgacatccccactcgagctagtagcgatagcatttaacgagtgtttaatacttcgtaaacatacgcacttgccaagtgtactttcagggggtataaacgttaagttagttaccaagtgcccacggttaacatatactttatcatactgttttgaaacgctctttgtagcactgaaatctcgtggcctaccttacatactgttatacttaaactatagctcaccaacctttgtgttgacgtttttaagcatgtttttctcaggtgcttgaggttagcttccgctgtgtactagtcgtgctgttgacacccgctgcttagagttgtcatcgcatgaactactttaccttgcattcaaactttagtacttttgaactatgacttgtaacgaccattgaggtcacatacacttattatttgcttctacttagtgaatcatgcttttggattgtaaaacattcgatgttggtttagacatcactttatttatgaatgaaaactctttttgaaatcgcatatagtacttaaccttgtaatgatcctgttgttgatgattcgtacacgatggttttgtacggggcatcacatttggtatcagagcattggatgtagggaattaggttgcattagtgagtctaagaccgacccaagtaggattcactaatatgactaatctacaacttgctagtttacttgtttctgctgaacttactgcatgatgttgcttacttttactactatatgccgtatgctattacatgatttcactactgcatgatattacttgctttcgattgcatgctacttctgtacgattcgttattattgccatgctacttattgttatacatgatttaaactgttggcctaatacgtgcttgctttatgacttactgacatggaaaatttatttttccttgttcagatgtcggatgtaccacctgctatcgttttgggcagtttagactcttcggCTACCCCAC
The window above is part of the Rutidosis leptorrhynchoides isolate AG116_Rl617_1_P2 chromosome 1, CSIRO_AGI_Rlap_v1, whole genome shotgun sequence genome. Proteins encoded here:
- the LOC139878600 gene encoding protein transport protein SEC24 C-like; its protein translation is MAAPGGPRPGNLPPNYNPNPNLIADNLQNLQINRSNQPPGRGPVPPYGQQPSQFSSPFSGPNRPGPPPGAVPRGAVPPPNGPPQGTLPPFMAPNRGPGGGPPGVNAPPPFASRPMGSGPFPAPTMGAPGPRPGPFGGPPVPPQNVGGGGGLMSNGPPSFGPGSGMQGGPQYPPSVGVGPRPSAGPPPSPPTMSSPPMGPFSGQSTPFSGSSPDNQPRGPPSLAPPFSAPPRGPPTFSAHGQAMPQSQASPFGAQPWQMQSRQNVPPPPIPGSGQQPTVYGMQPPLPNQQSMATISPAMGAGGGAVTGPSKIDPNQIPRPIPNASVQLHETRVGNQANPPPPATSEFIVRDTGNCSPRYMRCTINQIACTTDLLNTSGMQLALLVQPLALPHPSEEPIQIVDFGDGGPVRCSRCKGYINPFMKFVDQGRRFICNFCGFTDETPPDYQCNLGPDGRRRDADERPELCRGTVEFIATKEFMVRDPMPAVFFFLIDVSMNAIQTGATAGACSAISRVISDLPEGPRTMVGIATFDSTIHFYNLKRALQQPLMLIVPDVQDVYTPLETDVIVQLSECRQHLDLLLESIPTMFQNNKTADSAFGAGIKAAFMAMKSTGGKLLVFQSVLPSVGIAALSAREAEGRTNISAGEKEPHKLLQPVDKTFKTMAIEFAEYQVSVDVFLTTQSYVDIASISIVPRTTGGQVYYYHPFSALSDPAKLYNDLRWNVTRPQGFEAVMRVRCSQGLQVQEYSGNFCKRIPTDVDLPAIDCDKSIMVTLKHDDKLHDGTECSFQCALLYTTVYGQRRIRVSTLSLPCTTMLSNLFRSADLDTQFSCFLKQAANEILTNPLLQVREQVTNLCINILHAYRKFCATVSSSGQLILPEALKLLPLYTLALIKSTGLRTDARIDDRSFWISYVFPLSAQLAIPLVYPRMISIHDLLTIKESDGSVIPAVIPLSSEQVNENGIYLLENGEDCLIYIGSAADPDTIRQLFGISSVDEVPSQFVLQQYDNPVSKKLNEVINEIRSQRCNYLRLKLCKKGDPSGSLFFSYMVEDKSPSSLSYVEFLVHVHRQIQSKMS